The following coding sequences are from one Paenibacillus sp. FSL R5-0912 window:
- a CDS encoding WIAG-tail domain — protein sequence MKSSKRNQPRSSKKRLYYVDDPNKTELSMLKSSPKILEGKESAAVEAVDTVDRTLQVSGVETLEAPEAVRQMLLEPEAIQEPVVEEDQEQHEDVESLVEPAVLVPVEKERLQPVYTDDLSDAAVTGAKIAPRTIDGSKLKFGIIGTPWLQDYAVQNINIADKAVTSSKIAPESIAGEHLAEGSISGGKLLDHSIGGEKLKNGSIGPEKLADRIIGGGQIADGAISSRHLSEFIITAELLDDGAVTGEKILSSSIVSRHIGNGSIDRSKLADEAITGDKIADGEISGVKLGDAVIEGRHVGEGVITSKHLAPGAIGREQLATRLIGKEQLQAGIIDGGHLADAAVGSRQIKEKAVRSQHLSPESVNAEHIADGEIGSRHLADRSISFVKLAEGAVGTTQLIEQAVTSSKIADQSILPHKLADEAVTTRHIAKSAVRGPQIALQAITSAHLQREAVDNSHLAMESVGSAQLQQHAVLAGHLAPGAVTEEQLAYDSVTGEHLSPQSVSSTKLADGSVISAKLASGAVGGNALAREAVSGEHIAVCAVEEKHLADGSISSRVLQEEAVHAEHLAPGAVERRHLGENSVTSSALQSGSVSGDKLASGAVKEAHLAASIVQPHHLADHAVTSLKLSPESVSTDKLGDLSVTSIKLADGSVSASKLAALAVQSEHLAAGAVGPDSISDTSVQGRHLAPGSVGGAHIRPMSVGNGHIIPSSVSSIQIQDGSIGAAKLAEGAVASRHLAAGSVAGSHLAESSVEGQHIAGGSISLTHLAAEVRSGELLPDGSISGEKLAPGAVESVHLAPDSVQTIHLTPEAVEGQHIRAGEITLAHLAQETRSADLLPDGSIVGSKLGAGAVGAFHLAAGSVYSGHLAVGAVDSRHIRPGSIQLAHLSQDTLTSDLLPDGSISSEKLAAGAVSSLNLQQESIYGEHLVDGILQERHLHSGLIKLEHLADETRSAELLPDGSIGGSKLAAGAVGSFHLAAGSIYGGHLAPDAVDSRHIRTGSIQLAHLASETLSAELLPDGSIDESKLAVGAVHSQHLQLESIHGEHLAGESLEERHLSSGIIKLEHLADEVRSAELLPDGSIGSSKLAAEAVGPQHLKPQSVHGEHVADGSLEGNHLASGSILLEHLAQEVRSSELLPDGSIRGSKLAAGAVGSVHLASGSIYGGHLAPEAVDSCHLRAGSIKREHLAEDTLSSELLADGSITGSKLTAGAVGAQHLQAQSIQGGHLADGALEERHLSSGIVTKLEHLAAEARNAGQLADGSITGSKLAAGAVGAQHLQAQSIQGGHLADGALEERHLSSGIVTKLEHLAAEARNAGQLADGSITGSKLAAGAVGAQHLQEQSIQSGHLTDGSITGSKLAVGAVGAQHLQEQSIQSGHLTDGSITGSKLAVGAVGAQHLQEQSIQSGHLTDGALEERHLGSGIVKKLEHLAAETRNAGQIADGSITGSKLAAGAVGAQHLQGQSIQGTHLADGSVTGEKLALGSIGTKHLAEGTVGNAELQDEAVDASKITSFAIQSRHLEEDSVQSYHIAQGVVTGDHLAPGSINAEHLSFSPVQSAGNREVLQQFGMTAFMFNGDAQSVDVTVSFDESFGHTGYVLVAMTNQPYFHASLKNRSGGDATIEVVRLRETPHFYGVLSWIALGSPLVKPAADHRVFD from the coding sequence GTGAAGAGTTCCAAAAGAAATCAGCCTCGCAGTTCAAAAAAACGGCTCTATTATGTAGATGATCCCAATAAGACTGAACTTAGCATGTTGAAAAGCAGTCCCAAAATACTAGAAGGCAAAGAATCTGCTGCTGTAGAAGCGGTGGATACAGTGGACCGGACGCTGCAGGTCAGCGGGGTGGAAACCCTGGAAGCACCGGAGGCGGTCCGGCAGATGTTGCTTGAACCAGAGGCTATACAGGAACCGGTAGTGGAAGAGGATCAGGAGCAGCATGAGGATGTTGAATCTCTGGTGGAGCCGGCTGTCCTTGTACCCGTGGAAAAAGAGCGCCTGCAGCCCGTCTATACCGATGATCTGTCCGATGCGGCAGTCACCGGTGCCAAGATTGCTCCGCGCACGATTGACGGGTCCAAGCTGAAGTTCGGCATCATTGGTACACCATGGCTGCAGGACTATGCCGTGCAGAACATTAACATCGCGGACAAGGCGGTTACTTCCTCTAAGATTGCTCCGGAATCCATTGCCGGTGAGCATCTGGCGGAAGGCAGTATCAGCGGGGGGAAGCTGCTGGATCATTCCATTGGCGGAGAAAAGCTGAAGAATGGCAGCATCGGTCCGGAGAAGCTGGCGGACCGGATTATTGGCGGAGGGCAGATTGCCGACGGAGCCATCAGCAGCCGGCATCTCAGTGAGTTCATCATCACGGCGGAGCTGCTGGATGACGGTGCGGTTACCGGAGAGAAAATTCTCAGCAGCAGTATTGTCAGCCGCCACATCGGCAACGGCAGCATTGACCGCTCGAAATTGGCAGATGAAGCGATAACCGGTGACAAAATCGCCGATGGAGAGATCAGCGGCGTCAAGCTGGGCGACGCTGTGATTGAAGGCCGCCACGTAGGTGAAGGCGTCATTACATCGAAGCATCTGGCTCCTGGCGCAATTGGACGGGAGCAGCTAGCTACCCGGCTGATTGGGAAAGAGCAGCTTCAGGCGGGCATCATTGACGGCGGGCATCTCGCGGACGCAGCAGTTGGATCACGGCAGATCAAGGAGAAGGCTGTCCGCAGCCAGCACTTAAGCCCGGAGAGCGTAAATGCGGAGCATATCGCTGACGGGGAAATTGGAAGTAGGCATCTGGCGGACCGCAGTATTTCATTCGTGAAGCTGGCAGAGGGTGCAGTGGGTACAACACAGCTGATCGAGCAGGCGGTGACTTCCTCCAAGATCGCGGACCAGAGCATCCTGCCGCATAAGCTGGCTGATGAAGCGGTAACCACACGCCATATCGCTAAATCCGCAGTACGCGGACCGCAAATTGCCCTGCAGGCCATCACCTCGGCTCATCTGCAGCGCGAAGCCGTAGACAATTCCCACCTGGCTATGGAATCCGTCGGATCTGCGCAGCTCCAGCAGCATGCCGTTCTTGCTGGGCATTTGGCTCCCGGGGCCGTTACGGAAGAGCAGCTGGCGTATGACTCTGTTACGGGAGAACATCTTAGTCCCCAGAGTGTCAGCTCAACCAAGCTGGCGGACGGGAGTGTCATTTCCGCCAAGCTGGCCAGCGGTGCGGTTGGCGGAAATGCCCTCGCCAGAGAAGCGGTAAGCGGAGAACATATCGCCGTCTGTGCCGTTGAAGAGAAGCATCTGGCCGATGGCAGCATCAGCAGCCGCGTGCTGCAGGAGGAAGCGGTTCACGCTGAACATCTGGCTCCGGGAGCTGTAGAACGCAGGCATCTCGGGGAAAATAGTGTAACTTCATCCGCCCTGCAGTCCGGTTCGGTATCGGGAGATAAGCTGGCTTCGGGAGCAGTGAAGGAAGCACACCTCGCTGCGAGTATTGTACAGCCGCATCATTTGGCCGACCATGCGGTAACTTCATTGAAATTATCGCCGGAGAGTGTTTCGACAGACAAACTTGGCGATCTATCGGTTACCTCGATCAAGCTGGCTGACGGCAGTGTGAGTGCTTCAAAGCTGGCAGCTTTAGCCGTGCAGAGCGAACATTTAGCAGCAGGTGCCGTTGGACCGGATTCCATCAGCGATACATCGGTGCAGGGCAGACATCTCGCGCCGGGAAGTGTAGGCGGAGCGCATATCCGTCCGATGTCCGTCGGTAACGGACATATCATTCCCAGCTCTGTATCCTCTATCCAGATTCAGGATGGCAGCATCGGTGCGGCCAAGCTGGCGGAGGGTGCTGTAGCCTCCCGCCATCTCGCGGCCGGAAGTGTAGCTGGCAGCCACTTGGCTGAATCCTCGGTAGAAGGACAGCATATAGCCGGCGGCAGCATCAGCCTGACTCATCTGGCGGCAGAAGTCCGCAGCGGCGAGCTTCTGCCAGACGGCAGTATCAGCGGGGAGAAGCTGGCCCCGGGGGCTGTGGAATCCGTCCATCTGGCCCCGGACAGTGTGCAGACTATCCATTTGACGCCGGAAGCCGTAGAAGGGCAGCACATTCGTGCTGGTGAGATCACGCTGGCGCATCTGGCACAAGAAACGCGCAGTGCAGATCTTCTGCCGGATGGCAGCATCGTAGGCAGCAAGCTGGGAGCAGGTGCTGTCGGGGCCTTCCATTTGGCAGCAGGCAGTGTATACAGCGGGCATCTGGCTGTAGGTGCGGTAGACAGCCGTCATATCCGGCCCGGCAGCATCCAGCTGGCACATCTGTCCCAGGATACACTGACCTCAGATCTGCTGCCGGATGGCAGCATTAGCAGCGAGAAGCTGGCCGCAGGTGCGGTAAGCTCGCTGAATCTGCAGCAGGAGAGCATCTATGGCGAGCATCTGGTTGACGGTATACTGCAGGAACGGCATTTGCATTCCGGCCTGATCAAGCTTGAGCATCTGGCAGATGAAACCCGGAGTGCGGAGCTGCTGCCGGACGGCAGTATTGGCGGAAGCAAGCTGGCGGCAGGTGCGGTGGGCTCCTTCCATCTGGCTGCGGGCAGCATCTATGGCGGTCATCTGGCTCCAGATGCAGTGGACAGCCGCCATATCCGCACCGGCAGCATCCAGCTCGCACATCTGGCCTCCGAGACGCTGAGCGCCGAGCTGCTGCCGGATGGCAGCATTGACGAAAGTAAGCTGGCTGTAGGAGCTGTACATTCACAGCATCTGCAGCTGGAGAGCATCCACGGCGAGCATCTTGCGGGTGAATCGCTTGAGGAGCGGCATTTAAGTTCGGGTATCATTAAGCTGGAGCATCTGGCAGACGAAGTACGAAGTGCTGAGCTGTTGCCTGACGGCAGTATTGGAAGCAGCAAGCTGGCGGCAGAGGCAGTGGGGCCGCAGCATCTGAAGCCGCAGAGCGTCCACGGAGAGCATGTCGCGGATGGGTCGCTGGAAGGGAATCACTTGGCCTCCGGCAGCATCCTGCTGGAACATCTGGCGCAGGAAGTCCGCAGCTCTGAGCTGCTGCCGGACGGCAGTATCAGAGGAAGCAAGCTGGCGGCAGGCGCAGTGGGCTCTGTTCATCTGGCTTCCGGCAGCATCTATGGCGGTCACCTGGCACCGGAAGCAGTGGACAGCTGCCACCTGCGCGCGGGCAGCATCAAGCGTGAGCATCTGGCTGAAGATACGCTGAGCTCCGAGCTGCTGGCAGACGGCAGCATTACCGGCAGCAAGCTGACGGCAGGCGCAGTAGGTGCCCAGCATCTGCAGGCGCAGAGCATTCAGGGCGGACATCTGGCAGACGGTGCGCTGGAAGAACGTCATTTAAGCAGCGGGATTGTGACGAAGCTGGAGCATCTCGCAGCGGAAGCGCGCAATGCAGGTCAGCTGGCAGACGGCAGCATTACCGGCAGCAAGCTGGCGGCAGGCGCAGTAGGTGCCCAGCATCTGCAGGCGCAGAGCATTCAGGGCGGACATCTGGCAGACGGTGCGCTGGAAGAACGTCATTTAAGCAGCGGGATTGTGACGAAGCTGGAGCATCTCGCAGCGGAAGCGCGCAATGCAGGTCAGCTGGCAGACGGCAGCATCACTGGCAGCAAGCTGGCGGCAGGTGCAGTAGGTGCCCAGCATCTGCAGGAGCAGAGCATCCAGAGCGGACATCTGACAGACGGCAGCATCACCGGCAGCAAGCTGGCGGTAGGCGCAGTAGGTGCTCAGCATCTGCAGGAGCAGAGCATCCAGAGCGGACATCTGACAGACGGCAGCATCACCGGCAGCAAGCTGGCGGTAGGCGCTGTAGGTGCTCAGCATCTGCAGGAGCAGAGCATCCAGAGCGGACATCTGACAGACGGTGCACTGGAAGAGCGTCATTTGGGCAGCGGTATTGTGAAGAAGCTGGAGCATCTCGCAGCGGAGACTCGCAATGCAGGGCAGATAGCAGATGGCAGCATTACCGGCAGCAAGCTGGCGGCAGGCGCAGTAGGTGCTCAGCATCTGCAAGGGCAGAGCATCCAGGGCACGCATCTGGCAGACGGCAGCGTTACCGGTGAGAAGCTTGCACTTGGCAGCATCGGAACCAAACATCTGGCAGAAGGCACAGTAGGGAATGCTGAGCTTCAGGATGAAGCGGTGGATGCTTCCAAAATCACTTCATTTGCCATTCAATCCCGCCATCTGGAAGAAGACAGTGTGCAGAGCTATCATATTGCTCAAGGAGTGGTGACCGGAGACCATCTGGCGCCCGGATCAATTAATGCCGAGCATCTGTCATTCAGTCCGGTACAGAGTGCCGGGAACCGGGAGGTTCTGCAGCAGTTCGGGATGACGGCCTTCATGTTTAATGGAGACGCACAGAGCGTTGATGTTACTGTCTCTTTTGATGAAAGCTTCGGCCATACCGGCTATGTGCTGGTCGCCATGACCAACCAGCCGTATTTCCATGCTTCGCTGAAGAACAGATCGGGCGGGGACGCGACGATTGAAGTAGTGCGCCTGCGCGAAACACCTCACTTCTATGGAGTGCTGTCCTGGATCGCCCTCGGTTCGCCTCTGGTGAAGCCGGCTGCAGATCATCGTGTGTTTGATTAG
- a CDS encoding YheC/YheD family endospore coat-associated protein, producing MGQKLVGILLNAAVHGGVPRLKTGQESLANYEEAAAAYGLTPCFLKLSGIDTQTGFSRAYIKGPHGYRSQVIPTPEIIHNRAIYDPGSSGVQRLLRQGIQVYNTCNRYGKDQIHALLEQNQELQTVLPVTSAGMSGLKEMMDSYPDLILKPCRGSVGNGVMRLTRISGAGRWKWSYSPTGSRRWYSVPLNQGAIPRALRARLSSVPYLVQERIPLAEINGRPFDLRITVQRGWGGDWQVTGMFAKLAAPGGFVSNIARGGEALSSSFALEKAFPGEAAARIRMSVLSLSLAIARELEQSLPGLADIGLDIGVTGSGRLYFIECNGRDQRYGFKKAGLGPIWKESYRRPMGYARYLYEEAARHNSY from the coding sequence ATGGGGCAAAAGCTCGTTGGGATACTGCTAAATGCCGCTGTGCACGGGGGCGTTCCCCGGTTAAAAACCGGACAGGAATCTCTGGCCAATTACGAGGAGGCCGCCGCCGCATACGGATTAACCCCTTGCTTTCTGAAGCTGTCCGGCATCGATACGCAGACCGGCTTCAGCAGGGCATATATAAAGGGTCCGCACGGCTACCGGAGTCAAGTCATTCCGACGCCGGAGATCATCCATAACCGGGCGATCTATGACCCGGGCAGCAGCGGCGTCCAGCGGCTGCTCCGGCAGGGTATTCAGGTATACAATACATGCAACCGCTACGGCAAGGATCAGATTCATGCCCTACTGGAGCAAAACCAGGAACTGCAGACGGTCCTGCCAGTCACATCCGCCGGAATGTCCGGCCTGAAGGAAATGATGGACAGTTATCCGGATCTCATTCTCAAGCCTTGCCGGGGAAGTGTAGGCAACGGGGTTATGCGTCTTACAAGGATCAGCGGGGCCGGGCGGTGGAAATGGAGCTACTCTCCTACCGGCTCAAGACGCTGGTACAGTGTGCCTCTGAATCAGGGCGCCATCCCCCGGGCACTCCGCGCCAGACTCTCTTCGGTACCGTACCTGGTGCAGGAGCGGATACCACTGGCTGAGATAAACGGCCGCCCCTTTGATCTGCGCATTACTGTACAGCGCGGCTGGGGCGGAGACTGGCAGGTGACCGGCATGTTCGCCAAGCTGGCGGCACCGGGCGGCTTCGTATCCAACATCGCCAGGGGAGGCGAAGCACTGAGTTCATCCTTCGCTCTGGAGAAGGCTTTCCCCGGCGAAGCAGCCGCTCGGATCCGCATGTCGGTCCTCTCCCTCAGTCTCGCCATTGCCCGTGAGCTGGAGCAGAGCCTCCCGGGCCTTGCCGATATCGGTCTGGACATCGGCGTTACGGGGAGCGGACGCTTATATTTCATCGAATGCAACGGGCGCGACCAGCGTTACGGCTTCAAGAAAGCCGGGCTCGGCCCCATCTGGAAAGAAAGCTACCGCCGCCCGATGGGCTATGCCAGATACCTGTATGAAGAGGCTGCACGGCATAACTCTTATTGA
- the asd gene encoding archaetidylserine decarboxylase (Phosphatidylserine decarboxylase is synthesized as a single chain precursor. Generation of the pyruvoyl active site from a Ser is coupled to cleavage of a Gly-Ser bond between the larger (beta) and smaller (alpha chains). It is an integral membrane protein.), which translates to MVKQLLRLMTELSSHRWLSRVMGAFSHSRLSRFMIPVFIRSYHIPAAEAEKTAGEYRTLNEFFSRRLKPGMRPVASGEQAVASPVDAMITAMGDINCGTIMNVKGQDYTLEDLLNHSPHLELYKKGYYFVLYLSPTDYHRIHSPLTGQLRESDYIRGRAYPVNDFGMRHMKSVLSRNERLITYIAGSYGETAVVKVGAMNVSSIRYTDESATEWQIGDDLAYFEFGSTVVLLLESGTFTPRHGLTVDTKVKMGELLGEMQRAT; encoded by the coding sequence ATGGTTAAACAATTGCTGCGGCTGATGACCGAGCTATCCTCACACAGATGGCTTTCCCGGGTAATGGGCGCTTTTTCCCATAGCAGACTCAGCCGCTTTATGATTCCGGTATTTATTCGTTCCTATCATATTCCTGCCGCCGAGGCGGAGAAGACTGCCGGAGAATACCGTACACTTAATGAATTCTTCAGCAGACGCCTGAAGCCGGGAATGCGGCCGGTGGCAAGCGGTGAACAGGCTGTGGCCAGTCCTGTAGATGCCATGATTACGGCAATGGGCGACATTAACTGCGGAACAATAATGAATGTGAAGGGTCAGGATTATACGCTGGAGGATTTGCTTAATCATTCTCCACACCTCGAATTGTATAAAAAAGGCTACTATTTCGTCCTCTACCTGAGCCCCACCGATTATCACCGGATTCATTCCCCGTTAACCGGACAGCTGCGGGAGAGCGATTATATCCGTGGGCGGGCTTATCCCGTGAATGATTTCGGCATGCGGCATATGAAGAGTGTCCTGAGCCGTAACGAACGGCTGATTACTTATATAGCCGGCAGCTATGGCGAAACCGCCGTGGTCAAGGTAGGCGCAATGAATGTGAGCAGTATCCGCTACACGGATGAATCCGCTACTGAATGGCAAATAGGCGATGATCTGGCCTATTTCGAATTCGGCTCTACCGTAGTTCTTCTGCTGGAGAGCGGCACCTTCACCCCGCGCCATGGGCTTACCGTAGACACGAAGGTGAAGATGGGCGAGCTGCTGGGTGAGATGCAGCGGGCTACTTAG